From one Musa acuminata AAA Group cultivar baxijiao chromosome BXJ2-6, Cavendish_Baxijiao_AAA, whole genome shotgun sequence genomic stretch:
- the LOC103988297 gene encoding tryptophan aminotransferase-related protein 2-like, with protein MTSTAQQEISVSSSSGSRPVSKDAIINLDHGDPTMFESFWKEVGEAADITIPSWRTLSYFSDVSNFCWFLQPEFAQEARRLHNLVGNAVADDRFLVIGTGSTQLFQASLFALSPSDAPEPMSVVSAVPYYSSFPRITDYLRSALYRWSGDASKFEGDAYIEVVCSPNNPDGSIREAVLKSSNGKTIHDLAYYWPQYTPITAAADHDIMLFTVSKLSGHAGTRVGWALVKDVEVAKKMVKFIELNTIGVSKDSQLRAATILKAISDGYERPDLQTKPGVKMFEFGRRLLSMRWRKLREAVKASGIFTLPDFESVHCKFTGETTEACPAFAWLKCEREGMEDCADLFKKHKILTRGGGHFGVESNYARVSMVDRDETFDLFIERLMSLR; from the exons ATGACGTCGACGGCGCAGCAGGAGATCAGTGTGAGCTCTTCGTCCGGTTCGCGCCCTGTCTCGAAGGACGCCATTATCAATCTCGACCA TGGAGATCCGACCATGTTCGAGTCCTTCTGGAAGGAGGTGGGCGAGGCGGCGGACATCACCATCCCCTCGTGGCGGACCTTGAGCTACTTCTCCGATGTCTCCAACTTCTGCTGGTTCCTGCAACCCGAGTTTGCCCAAGAGGCACGGCGCCTCCATAACCTGGTTGGCAATGCTGTAGCCGACGACCGCTTCCTCGTCATCGGGACCGGATCGACTCAGCTCTTTCAGGCCTCTCTCTTTGCTTTATCACCTTCCGACGCGCCGGAGCCGATGAGCGTTGTTTCCGCAGTTCCGTACTACTCG TCGTTTCCGAGGATCACCGACTACCTTCGGTCAGCGTTATACCGGTGGAGTGGGGATGCATCCAAGTTCGAAGGTGATGCGTACATAGAGGTGGTTTGTTCCCCGAATAACCCGGATGGCTCCATCAGGGAAGCAGTGCTCAAGTCTAGCAACGGGAAGACAATCCATGACCTAGCTTACTACTGGCCGCAATACACTCCCATCACTGCTGCAGCGGACCATGACATCATGCTGTTCACCGTCTCGAAGCTCTCCGGTCATGCCGGAACTCGAGTGGG GTGGGCTCTGGTGAAGGACGTGGAGGTGGCCAAGAAGATGGTCAAGTTTATAGAGTTGAACACCATTGGGGTGTCCAAGGACTCACAGCTCCGGGCGGCAACCATCCTCAAAGCAATCTCCGATGGTTACGAGCGCCCAGACCTGCAGACCAAGCCCGGTGTGAAGATGTTCGAATTTGGTCGCCGGCTTCTGTCCATGAGGTGGCGGAAGTTGCGAGAAGCCGTGAAGGCCTCGGGCATCTTTACATTGCCCGACTTCGAGTCGGTCCACTGCAAGTTCACCGGGGAGACGACCGAAGCCTGTCCTG CTTTTGCATGGCTCAAGTGCGAAAGGGAGGGAATGGAAGACTGCGCAGACTTATTCAAGAAGCACAAGATACTCACCCGGGGCGGCGGCCATTTCGGCGTGGAGTCGAATTACGCGCGAGTAAGCATGGTGGATCGTGATGAGACGTTCGACCTCTTCATCGAACGGCTCATGTCTCTCCGTTGA
- the LOC135614577 gene encoding galactinol--sucrose galactosyltransferase-like — protein MAPDLGKAGSTDILTGLQGDSRSSAFALKGRNLTVCGHPFLLDVPPIIVLSPSSTTCEGKDQGQSQGAGDESGCFVGFASDTPESRHVVPLGRLLGIRFMSIFRFKVWWTTHWVGNRGSDVEHETQILMLDHSRQSGRPYVLLLPLIEGAFRASLQPGEEEYVDLCVESGSTRVRSSEFRSSLYMHAGDDPFALVKDAVRVVRSHSGTFKLLEEKTPPGIVDKFGWCTWDAFYLKVHPEGVWEGVKGLAEGGCPPGLVLIDDGWQSISHDDDPTDEEGMNRTSAGEQMPCRLIRFQENYKFRNYKSKRTDSASASDTGMGAFVRDLKAAFGSVEHVYVWHALCGYWGGLRPRTPGLPPAEVVKPRLSPGLQMTMEDLAVDKIVNNGVGLVRPESAAELFEGLHAHLESVGIDGVKVDVIHLLEMLCEDYGGRVELAKAYYQGLTDSVKKHLGGNGVIASMEHCNDFMFLGTHSVCLGRVGDDFWCTDPSGDPNGTFWLQGCHMVHCAYNSLWMGNFIHPDWDMFQSTHPCAAFHAASRAISGGPIYVSDSVGHHDFDLLKRMALPDGTILRCDHYALPTRDCLFEDPLHDGKTVLKIWNLNKFTGVLGAFNCQGGGWCRKARRNKSAAEFSRTLTVTTSPMDIEWQNGKKPFPVEGVELFAVYLSRAGKLMLLKPTETVEVTLDPFGYELLTVSPVKALPSKKAVWFAPIGLVNMLNSGGAIQALQVEDSKVKMEVKGAGEIKAFASARPVECRINGEEAGFVYKENMVDLQVPWSGSSSKMCLIEYTF, from the exons ATGGCCCCAGACCTGGGTAAAGCCGGCTCCACCGACATTCTCACCGGGCTCCAAGGCGACTCCCGGTCATCTGCTTTCGCACTCAAAGGCCGCAACCTCACCGTATGCGGCCACCCATTCCTTCTGGATGTCCCTCCCATCATCGTCCTCAGCCCGTCCTCCACCACTTGCGAGGGCAAGGACCAGGGCCAGAGCCAGGGAGCGGGCGACGAAAGCGGATGCTTCGTGGGGTTCGCGAGCGACACCCCCGAGAGCAGGCATGTCGTGCCGCTGGGCCGGCTGCTAGGCATTCGGTTCATGAGCATCTTCCGGTTCAAGGTGTGGTGGACAACCCATTGGGTGGGCAACAGGGGCAGCGACGTGGAGCACGAGACCCAGATCCTGATGCTCGACCACTCCCGACAGTCCGGTCGTCCCTATGTGCTTCTCCTCCCCCTCATCGAGGGGGCCTTCCGGGCATCCCTCCAGCCGGGGGAGGAGGAGTACGTGGACTTGTGCGTGGAGAGCGGGTCCACGCGGGTGAGGAGTTCCGAGTTCCGGAGCTCCCTCTACATGCACGCTGGAGACGACCCCTTCGCGCTCGTCAAGGACGCCGTGAGGGTGGTGAGGTCCCACTCGGGCACTTTCAAGCTCCTAGAGGAGAAGACGCCACCGGGCATCGTCGACAAGTTCGGGTGGTGTACCTGGGACGCCTTCTACCTGAAGGTGCACCCGGAGGGCGTGTGGGAGGGGGTGAAGGGCCTGGCGGAGGGCGGTTGCCCCCCGGGTCTCGTCCTCATCGACGACGGCTGGCAGTCCATCTCCCACGACGACGACCCCACGGATGAGGAAGGCATGAATCGGACGTCCGCGGGGGAGCAAATGCCCTGCAGGCTGATCAGGTTCCAGGAGAACTACAAGTTCCGAAACTACAAGAGCAAGAGGACcgactccgcctccgcctccgacaCCGGCATGGGGGCGTTCGTGAGGGACCTGAAGGCCGCCTTCGGGAGCGTGGAGCACGTGTACGTGTGGCACGCGCTGTGCGGCTACTGGGGAGGGCTGAGGCCGCGGACGCCAGGGCTGCCACCGGCCGAGGTGGTGAAGCCGAGGCTGTCCCCGGGTCTGCAGATGACGATGGAGGACCTGGCGGTGGACAAAATCGTGAACAACGGTGTGGGGCTGGTGCGGCCAGAAAGCGCCGCAGAGCTCTTCGAGGGGCTGCACGCCCACCTGGAGTCGGTGGGCATCGACGGCGTGAAGGTGGACGTCATTCAT TTACTGGAGATGCTCTGCGAGGATTACGGCGGGCGAGTGGAGCTGGCCAAGGCCTACTACCAAGGGCTCACCGACTCGGTGAAGAAGCACTTGGGAGGCAACGGCGTCATCGCCAGCATGGAGCACTGCAACGATTTCATGTTCCTCGGCACCCACTCCGTCTGCCTCGGCCGAGTCG GGGATGACTTCTGGTGCACCGACCCGTCGGGCGACCCCAACGGCACCTTCTGGCTGCAGGGGTGCCACATGGTGCACTGCGCCTACAACAGCCTGTGGATGGGCAACTTCATCCACCCCGACTGGGACATGTTCCAGTCCACCCACCCCTGCGCCGCCTTCCATGCCGCCTCCCGCGCCATTTCCGGCGGCCCTATCTACGTCAGCGACTCCGTCGGACACCACGACTTTGACCTCCTCAAGCGCATGGCCTTGCCCGACGGCACAATCCTGCGCTGCGACCACTACGCTCTCCCGACAAGGGATTGCCTCTTCGAGGACCCGCTGCACGACGGCAAGACCGTGCTCAAGATCTGGAACTTGAacaag TTCACTGGCGTCCTTGGAGCCTTCAATTGCCAAGGCGGAGGATGGTGCCGCAAAGCCCGGAGGAACAAATCTGCAGCCGAGTTTTCACGCACCTTAACGGTGACGACAAGCCCGATGGACATCGAGTGGCAGAACGGAAAGAAGCCGTTCCCGGTGGAGGGGGTGGAATTGTTTGCGGTGTATCTGTCGCGAGCTGGGAAGCTAATGCTGCTTAAGCCGACAGAGACGGTGGAGGTCACCCTGGATCCATTCGGGTATGAGCTGCTCACCGTGTCTCCGGTGAAGGCGCTACCGTCCAAGAAAGCCGTCTGGTTTGCTCCCATCGGGCTGGTGAACATGTTGAATTCGGGTGGCGCCATCCAGGCGCTCCAAGTGGAGGACTCCAAGGTGAAGATGGAGGTGAAGGGGGCGGGTGAAATAAAGGCCTTCGCATCGGCGAGGCCCGTCGAATGCCGGATAAACGGAGAGGAAGCAGGGTTTGTGTACAAGGAGAACATGGTGgacttgcaggttccatggtcggGATCGTCCTCTAAGATGTGTCTCATCGAATACACCTTCTAG